One Cololabis saira isolate AMF1-May2022 chromosome 12, fColSai1.1, whole genome shotgun sequence DNA window includes the following coding sequences:
- the LOC133456953 gene encoding tripartite motif-containing protein 16-like, producing MAQKGDQLDQDTFSCSICLEVLKDPVTIPCGHSYCMNCIKSYWDGKEQKEITSCPQCRETFTERPVLVKSTMLADLIEQLKKTGLQAAPADHCYAGPEDVACDFCSGRKLKAVKSCLVCLASYCEQHLQPHHDVAPLKKHKLVDPSRNLQNNICPRHGEVMKMFCRTDQKCICYLCPVEEHKGHDTVSAAAERTERQREMEVSRQQIQQEIQDREKDVKRLQQEVEAINQYADKTVEDSEEIFTELISLLQKRSSDVKQQIRSQQETEVRRVRELEEKLQQEITDLKRRDAEMKQLTDNEDNNQFLHNYSSLSPLSESTHSSSISIRPLSYFEDVTAAVSEVRGQLQDILRDTWTNISQTITDMDVSLSDSQPKPKSRAGFLKYSCEITLDPNTVNRQLLLSEENRKVTFMEQLQSYSSHSDRFTKHPQVLSRESLTGRQYWEVEKKADAVGVAVSYKNIIRSGGWEESGFGGNDKSWSLHCYSDSCEFWYNNIRTSISGPQSSRIGVYLDHRAGVLSFYSVSETMTLLHRVQTTFTQPLYAGVGIKPRPGASAEFCKLK from the coding sequence ATGGCACAAAAAGGAGATCAGCTGGACCAAGATACCTTTTCTTGTTCGATCTGTTTGGAGGTTTTAAAGGATCCGGTGActattccctgtggacacagttaCTGTATGAACTGTATTAAAAGCTACTGGGATGGAAAAGAGCAGAAGGAAATTACCAGCTGTCCTCAGTGTAGAGAGACGTTCACAGAGAGACCTGTGCTGGTGAAAAGCACCATGTTAGCTGATTTAATCGAGCAGCTGAAGAAGACTGGACtccaagctgctcctgctgatcactgctatgctggacctgaAGATGTGGCCTGTGATTTCTGCTCTGGAAGAAAACTGAAAGCCGTCAAGTCCTGTTTAGTCTGTCTGGCCTCTTACTGCGAGCAACACCTTCAACCTCATCATGATGTGGCTCCATTAAAGAAACACAAGCTGGTGGATCCCTCTAGGAACTTGCAGAACAACATCTGCCCCCGTCATGGtgaggtgatgaagatgttctgtCGTACTGATCAGAAGTGTATCTGTTATCTCTGCCCTGTGGAGGAACATAAAGGCCACGACACAgtctcagctgcagcagaaaggactgagaggcagagagagatggaggtgagtcgacaacaaatccagcaggagatccaggacagagagaaagatgtgaagcggcttcagcaggaggtggaggccatCAATCAGTAtgctgataaaacagtggaggacagtgaggagatcttcactgagctgatctctctcctccagaaaagaagctctgatgtgaagcagcagatcagatcccagcaggaaactgaagtgaggagagtcagagagctggaggagaagctgcagcaggagatcactgacctgaagaggagagacgctgagatgaagcagctcaCTGACAACGAGGACAACAACCAGTTTCTCCACAACTACTCGTCACTGTCACCACTCAGTGagtccacacactcctccagcatcagcatccgtcctctcagCTACTTTGAGGATGTGACAGCAGccgtgtcagaggtcagaggtcaactacaggacatcctgagagacacGTGGACAAACATTTCTCAGACCATCACTGACATGGATGTTTCACTGTCAGATTCACAACCAAAACCAaagagcagagctggattcttgaaatattcatgtgaaatcactctggatccaaacacagtaaacagacagctgttactgtcagaggagaacagaaaggtgactTTTATGGAGCAACTTCAGTCTTATTCTAGTCATTCAGACAGATTCACTAAACATCCTCAGGTCCTgagtagagagagtctgactggacgtcaATATTGGGAGGTGGAGAAGAAAGCAGATGCAGTTGGtgtagcagtttcatacaagaatatcatCAGATCAGGGGGGTGGGAGGAAAGTGGTTTTGGAGGAAATGACAAATCTTGGTCACTACATTGTTACTCAGACAGTTGTGAATTTTGGTACAACAACATCAGAACCTCTATCTCAGGTCCTCAGAGCTCCAGAATAGGAGTTTAcctggatcacagagcaggtgttctgtccttctacagcgtctctgaaaccatgaccctcctccacagagtccagaccaccTTCACTCAGCCGCTCTACGCTGGAGTTGGGATCAAACCCCGTCCTGGAGCCTCAgctgagttctgtaaactcAAATAG